In the Borrelia turicatae 91E135 genome, one interval contains:
- a CDS encoding HPr family phosphocarrier protein: protein MQAITIEINNKEGLHSRPSSMIAELASKYPYCNVKLVTEDGREADAKSTVEIMILGVIYKEKIKIIANGKKETEIIDILSELLKSNFKKEIQK, encoded by the coding sequence ATGCAAGCAATAACAATTGAGATAAATAACAAAGAAGGTCTCCATTCAAGGCCATCAAGCATGATTGCAGAACTTGCAAGCAAATATCCTTATTGTAATGTAAAATTAGTTACAGAAGATGGAAGAGAAGCTGATGCCAAATCTACAGTTGAAATTATGATACTTGGGGTTATATATAAAGAAAAAATAAAAATCATAGCAAATGGAAAAAAAGAAACTGAAATCATTGATATACTATCAGAACTATTAAAATCAAACTTTAAAAAAGAGATTCAAAAATGA
- a CDS encoding HPF/RaiA family ribosome-associated protein gives MEPKIQAINYHLSDHTKDFIIKKLEKLGTHIKQNSESLKITIKKENDIFDIDAHLHFNWGKIIHITEHGKELYALIERLVERLQNTANKEKNKKDTVK, from the coding sequence ATGGAACCTAAAATACAAGCCATTAATTATCATTTAAGCGATCATACAAAAGATTTTATTATAAAAAAATTAGAAAAACTTGGGACACATATTAAACAAAATTCAGAAAGTCTCAAAATTACAATAAAAAAAGAAAACGATATCTTTGATATAGATGCTCATCTTCACTTTAATTGGGGGAAAATAATACATATTACAGAACATGGCAAAGAATTATATGCTTTAATAGAAAGATTAGTAGAAAGACTGCAAAATACAGCAAACAAAGAAAAAAATAAAAAAGATACAGTAAAATGA
- a CDS encoding chromate transporter, translated as MILINLFITFFKIGILNFGGGNGIATIINKEIIDNKGWITKEEFINIITISRITPGPVATNIATYVGTKVAGITGAIIATIALITAPILIITFITLTLHKINFLNYYLKSLRPVIIALWIMTIIILFESIFLKISYNGTEFLKSFAIAGLNLIILLFYKNITPAILIISSGILYIFM; from the coding sequence TTGATTCTAATAAATTTATTCATTACATTTTTCAAAATAGGAATTTTAAATTTCGGTGGAGGAAACGGAATTGCAACAATTATCAATAAAGAAATCATTGATAACAAGGGATGGATAACAAAAGAAGAATTCATCAATATCATTACAATATCTAGAATTACTCCAGGTCCTGTTGCTACCAATATAGCAACATATGTTGGCACCAAAGTAGCTGGCATTACTGGTGCAATAATTGCCACAATAGCTCTAATAACGGCACCCATATTAATTATTACCTTTATAACATTAACACTGCATAAGATAAATTTCTTAAATTATTATCTTAAAAGCTTAAGACCTGTAATTATAGCATTATGGATAATGACAATAATTATTCTATTTGAAAGTATATTTTTAAAAATAAGCTACAATGGTACAGAATTTTTAAAAAGCTTTGCAATTGCAGGATTAAACTTAATAATTTTATTATTTTACAAAAACATCACCCCTGCAATACTAATCATATCTAGTGGAATATTATACATTTTTATGTAA
- a CDS encoding chromate transporter yields the protein MDKTKKTPYELLTLFYLVLKITTITIGGGLLIISELRKIIVNKKKLISDKEFNEILATSNVVPGVTAINFAFLIGKKLKGFKGAIMLTIAGILPSILVITMIALYVNLNSNNIYAQKFLEGAKISSTIIMSIIILEFSKKMLKQSITKWITCLLITYTLYKFNIDISYILITVLFICSLTYTIQKIFFQKKV from the coding sequence ATGGATAAAACAAAAAAAACACCATATGAATTACTAACATTATTTTATCTTGTACTAAAAATAACGACAATCACAATTGGTGGGGGATTATTAATAATATCTGAACTTAGAAAAATAATTGTCAATAAAAAAAAGCTAATATCTGATAAAGAGTTTAATGAAATACTTGCAACATCAAACGTAGTTCCCGGGGTAACAGCAATCAATTTTGCATTCCTAATTGGTAAAAAACTTAAAGGATTTAAAGGAGCAATTATGTTAACTATCGCTGGAATCCTACCATCCATATTAGTAATCACAATGATAGCCCTTTATGTAAATTTAAACTCAAATAACATCTACGCTCAAAAATTCCTTGAAGGTGCAAAAATATCATCAACAATAATAATGTCAATAATCATACTTGAATTTTCAAAAAAAATGCTAAAACAATCAATAACAAAATGGATAACATGCTTATTAATAACATATACACTATATAAGTTTAATATAGATATATCATATATACTGATAACTGTTCTATTTATATGTTCTCTAACATATACAATACAAAAAATATTCTTTCAAAAAAAGGTATAA
- a CDS encoding mechanosensitive ion channel family protein, with product MDKQSKTFSVFREIFVFQDYVNEIFEMVIVYGLKVLVALVVWCVSRFFVKRVGRLFFSAFEKSKLETKLDSTILNFFKSFFKVMIDMVLILMILPYLGVSTTSIFAIFGSLGLAVGLAAQGILSDFVSGFVVLNSSFFKIGDYISCDDVEGEVNDIHIFFTTLQTVDGKIIKIPNSKFTDTSVTNFSTNPERRIAFDFQVPYDTDIGSLKSRIENLAFSFNKEQYGINKPSVVVKEYTPYYIVMQVRSFVKTEFFWDFQYFIAENIKGILDDMGIKFPIHNVDFSKLR from the coding sequence ATGGATAAACAGTCAAAAACGTTCAGTGTTTTTAGAGAAATATTTGTTTTTCAGGATTATGTCAATGAAATTTTTGAAATGGTAATAGTTTATGGATTAAAGGTTCTTGTAGCGCTGGTAGTATGGTGTGTTTCAAGGTTTTTTGTCAAAAGGGTAGGTAGGCTTTTTTTTAGTGCTTTTGAAAAATCCAAGTTAGAGACAAAATTAGATTCTACTATTCTTAATTTTTTTAAGTCATTTTTTAAAGTGATGATAGATATGGTATTAATTTTGATGATTTTACCTTATCTTGGTGTTTCTACAACTTCTATTTTTGCTATATTTGGATCTTTAGGTCTTGCGGTTGGTCTTGCTGCTCAAGGGATTTTATCTGACTTTGTTAGCGGGTTTGTTGTTTTAAATTCCAGTTTTTTTAAAATTGGTGATTACATTAGCTGTGATGATGTTGAGGGTGAAGTAAATGATATTCATATATTTTTTACTACACTTCAAACGGTAGATGGTAAAATTATTAAGATTCCAAATAGTAAGTTTACAGATACATCGGTTACTAATTTTTCTACAAATCCTGAAAGGAGGATTGCATTCGATTTTCAAGTACCTTATGACACAGATATTGGTTCTCTTAAAAGTAGAATAGAAAATTTGGCATTTTCCTTTAATAAGGAACAATATGGTATTAATAAGCCCAGTGTTGTTGTAAAGGAATATACCCCTTATTACATAGTCATGCAAGTGAGATCTTTTGTAAAAACCGAGTTTTTTTGGGATTTTCAATATTTCATAGCAGAAAATATTAAAGGTATTTTAGATGATATGGGAATAAAATTTCCCATTCATAACGTGGATTTTAGCAAATTACGTTAA
- a CDS encoding glycosyltransferase, producing MKIAIFTDTYLPDKNGVATSIKQIKEGFERKGHSVYIFCPQSQKTDLQEDHIYRCFSIKLNQTVDAKIAFPNKTRIKKIIQEYQPEIIHTHSEFTMGKIGKKLALQHNIPIVHTNHTMWNYYLHYLGIFKYLTNPDKMMKKFYDQIHHFIYPSIKSHNKYFHLATNADYKIIPNGVDRKIFIKDLSQEKRQEILTKHGISKNDKIIIFVGRINEEKNICLLMKHLKKLLIENKNCKLILIGKGKEETKIRRFRKQYELEKQIILIGTIPWEEMYYYYKISDVFTSLSRSEVYPMTTIEALTAGIPAVLINDIIYKDVIQQGKNGFLIDDYENLYKYIKEIIENEEKLQTLKKNTEETSMMFSSSFFVEKIEQYYSEIIKNKKY from the coding sequence ATGAAAATTGCAATATTTACAGATACATATCTTCCAGATAAAAATGGAGTAGCAACATCTATAAAACAAATTAAAGAAGGTTTTGAAAGAAAAGGTCACAGTGTTTATATTTTCTGTCCACAATCTCAAAAAACAGATTTACAAGAAGATCATATTTACAGATGCTTCTCAATTAAATTGAACCAGACAGTAGATGCCAAAATAGCATTCCCAAACAAAACAAGAATAAAAAAGATAATACAAGAATATCAACCTGAAATCATTCATACACATTCGGAATTCACTATGGGAAAAATCGGGAAAAAATTAGCACTACAACACAATATTCCAATAGTTCATACAAACCATACAATGTGGAATTATTATCTACATTACTTAGGAATTTTTAAATATTTAACTAATCCAGATAAAATGATGAAAAAATTTTATGACCAAATCCATCACTTCATTTATCCATCAATTAAGTCACATAACAAATATTTTCATCTTGCAACAAATGCTGACTATAAAATAATTCCAAATGGAGTAGACAGAAAAATTTTCATAAAAGACCTAAGTCAAGAAAAAAGACAAGAGATTTTAACCAAACATGGAATAAGTAAAAACGATAAAATCATAATCTTTGTTGGAAGAATAAATGAAGAAAAAAATATATGCTTATTAATGAAACATTTAAAAAAACTTCTAATTGAGAACAAAAATTGCAAGCTCATTCTCATAGGAAAGGGAAAAGAAGAAACTAAGATAAGGCGATTTAGAAAGCAATATGAACTTGAAAAACAAATAATACTCATTGGAACAATCCCATGGGAAGAAATGTATTACTATTATAAAATATCTGATGTATTTACAAGTCTATCAAGAAGCGAAGTATATCCAATGACAACAATTGAGGCATTAACAGCTGGCATACCTGCGGTACTTATTAATGACATAATATACAAAGATGTAATTCAGCAAGGAAAAAATGGATTCTTAATAGATGATTATGAGAATTTGTACAAATATATAAAAGAAATAATAGAAAACGAAGAAAAATTACAAACTTTAAAAAAAAATACAGAAGAAACATCTATGATGTTTTCAAGCTCATTTTTTGTAGAAAAAATTGAACAGTATTATTCTGAAATCATTAAAAATAAAAAATATTAA
- the holA gene encoding DNA polymerase III subunit delta yields MKEIYLLLGKEQGLKEAYLNNIFSKLNADNICVTKLFMSELSSIELSERLLTNSFFSKEEVFIIYESENLKNKKDLELVYSTILKSLNKIIIFVSNENSISFDPKGSLNLVKKTFYELSDTDKFLFVKKSFFKLGIKITDKAIHLMLFMLDADTKILQFYVNSFALMIKNKTIDEHDVNSWLSFMRPENPFSLFESILKKDMEYALVKIKSILEQGEDLVNIVMSLGWQFKKFLKVKIDCESLHDIPSVFKKHKIFVSLEKVYKIGLKNYSIFDIKFILKLLHKFDLYARIYGKNMHLNLSYFMILVLLSQDDTILDNFSSKFKFTNVL; encoded by the coding sequence ATGAAAGAAATTTATTTACTTTTAGGCAAAGAACAGGGATTAAAGGAAGCTTATTTAAATAATATTTTTAGTAAGTTAAATGCTGATAATATATGTGTTACTAAGCTTTTTATGTCAGAATTGTCATCAATAGAGCTTTCTGAACGGCTTTTAACCAATTCTTTTTTTTCTAAAGAGGAAGTATTTATTATTTATGAGTCTGAAAATTTAAAAAATAAAAAGGATTTAGAGTTGGTTTATAGTACAATCTTAAAATCTTTAAATAAGATTATTATTTTTGTTTCTAATGAAAATTCGATTAGTTTTGATCCTAAAGGTTCTTTGAATCTAGTTAAGAAAACTTTTTATGAGCTATCTGATACTGATAAATTTTTATTTGTAAAGAAAAGTTTTTTTAAACTTGGAATTAAAATTACAGATAAGGCCATACATTTAATGCTTTTTATGTTAGATGCAGATACTAAGATCTTGCAGTTTTATGTAAATTCCTTTGCTCTTATGATTAAAAATAAAACCATTGATGAACATGATGTAAATTCTTGGCTTAGTTTTATGCGTCCCGAAAACCCTTTTTCCTTGTTTGAATCAATTTTAAAAAAGGATATGGAGTATGCTTTAGTTAAGATTAAATCCATCCTGGAGCAAGGAGAAGATTTGGTTAATATTGTAATGAGTCTTGGTTGGCAGTTTAAAAAATTTTTAAAGGTCAAAATAGATTGTGAGAGTTTGCATGACATTCCATCTGTCTTTAAAAAGCATAAAATATTTGTCTCATTAGAGAAAGTTTATAAGATAGGACTTAAAAATTACTCGATTTTTGATATCAAATTTATTTTGAAACTTTTACATAAGTTTGATTTATATGCAAGAATCTATGGTAAAAACATGCATTTGAATTTATCATATTTTATGATATTAGTTTTATTAAGTCAGGATGATACTATACTTGATAATTTTTCTTCTAAATTTAAATTTACTAATGTTTTGTAA